One window of Parus major isolate Abel chromosome 12, Parus_major1.1, whole genome shotgun sequence genomic DNA carries:
- the HRH1 gene encoding histamine H1 receptor: MSNNTTESGSNALSALLGLFLGSISLITIVMNILVLCAVKTEKKLQTVGNLYIVSLSVADLMVGAAVMPLHIVYLLSPRWPLGLEACLFWLSMDYVASTASIFNLFILCVDRYRSVQRPLEYLKYRTKVRASLLILGAWLLSCTWLIPILGWHVFANHGQRNVREDECETEFFKVTWFKVLTAILNFYLPSLLMVWFYCRIFSTVRKHCQHRERTDGSYCSSKEKTTVQQAQTRDDKNICLQEQILGENTPGTDKQSSPEPQKAEAELHFSNPGEASEALSNGKVLKCFSLTTAEPEPGLDRAGKKGVCTTKKPGNKEQPGCQDSDSSVASDKHTFTEVAPRAEQPSPGPAGACSPQGRTEHRDPRGLAFLRKTWHTLHSRSRSSHQHGNRERKAAKQLGVIMAAFMLCWIPYFVLFMVITLNKEHNNHPQLSELHRVTIWLGYVNSTLNPFLYPLCNHNFKQTFKKLLHIH, translated from the coding sequence ATGTCCAACAACACAACAGAGAGCGGCAGCAACGCTCTCTCAGCTCTCCTAGGCCTGTTCCTGGGAAGCATTTCCCTGATCACCATTGTCATGAACATTTtggtgctgtgtgctgtgaaaacagagaagaagCTGCAGACGGTGGGTAATTTATACATCGTGAGCCTCTCCGTGGCGGATCTGATGGTGGGGGCGGCCGTGATGCCCCTGCACATCGTGTACCTGCTGAGCCCCAGGTGGCCCCTGGGGCTGGAGGCCTGTTTGTTCTGGCTCTCCATGGACTACGTGGCCAGCACGGCCTCCATTTTCAACCTGTTCATCCTGTGCGTGGACCGGTACCGCTCGGTGCAGCGGCCGCTCGAGTACCTCAAGTACCGCACCAAGGTGAGAGCCTCGCTCCTCATCCTGGGggcctggctgctctcctgcaccTGGCTCATCCCCATCCTGGGCTGGCACGTCTTCGCCAACCACGGCCAAAGGAACGTCAGGGAAGACGAGTGTGAGACCGAGTTCTTCAAAGTCACCTGGTTTAAAGTGCTGACGGCCATTCTCAACTTCTacctgccctccctgctgaTGGTGTGGTTCTACTGCAGAATCTTCAGCACTGTTCGGAAACACTGCCAGCACCGAGAGCGCACCGATGGATCCTACTGCTCTTCCAAGGAAAAAACCACCGTGCAGCAGGCTCAGACGAGGGATGACAAAAACATCTGCCTCCAGGAGCAAATCTTAGGTGAGAACACCCCTGGCACGGACAAGCAAAGCTCCCCAGAGCCCCAAAAAGCGGAGGCAGAGCTTCATTTCAGCAATCCTGGTGAGGCTTCAGAGGCGCTGAGTAATGGGAAGGTCCTGAAGTGTTTCTCTCTCACCACAGCCGAGCCTGAGCCTGGCTtggacagagcagggaagaagggGGTGTGCACCACTAAAAAACCTGGGAAtaaggagcagcctggctgccaggacagcGACTCCAGCGTGGCATCAGACAAGCACACCTTCACTGAGGTGGCTCCCCGTGCAGAGCAGCCCAGTCCCGGCCCTGCAGGAGCCTGCTCTCCTCAGGGAAGGACAGAGCACAGGGATCCCAGGGGACTGGCGTTCCTGAGGAAAACCTGGCACACCCTGCACAGCcgctccaggagcagccaccagCACGGGAACAGGGAGAGGAAGGCAGCCAAGCAGCTGGGGGTCATCATGGCAGCCTTCATGCTCTGCTGGATCCCATACTTTGTGCTGTTCATGGTGATAACGTTAAACAAGGAGCACAACAACCATCCACAGCTCTCAGAACTGCACAGGGTCACCATATGGCTCGGCTACGTCAACTCCACCTTAAACCCATTCCTCTACCCTCTCTGTAACCACAACTTCAAGCAGACTTTTAAAAAGCTCCTTCACATTCATTGA